GCTCTGAAATGTCCAAGCTCCGGGCTGTCCTGTTCGACCGGGACGGGACCCTGGTGATCGATGTGCCCTACAACGGGGACCCCGGCAAGGTAAGGCCCGTGGCAGGCGCCAAAGCAGTGCTTGACGGCCTGCGGGCGGATGGAATTGCCACCGGCGTGATCAGCAATCAATCGGGGATTGCCCGCGGCCTGATTACGGCCGACGACGTGGAAAAGGTCAATGCCCGGGTGGAAGAACTCCTCGGCCCTTTTGATGTGTGGGAGGTCTGCCCCCACGCGGAGCAGGACGGCTGCTCCTGCCGCAAGCCCGCTCCCGGCATGGTCCACAGCGCCTGCCGCAAGCTGGGAATTCACGAATCGGAGGCCGCCCTCATCGGAGACATCGGTGCCGACGTCGGGGCAGCAGAGGCTGCCGGCGCCACCGGGGTCCTGGTCCCCACGCCCGTGACCCGTGCCGAGGAGGTGGCCGCGGCGCGGCTGGTCGCCTCCGATTTGGCGTCCGCCGTAAGCCTGCTGCAGGAGACACCCTGATG
This region of Arthrobacter sp. DNA4 genomic DNA includes:
- a CDS encoding HAD-IIIA family hydrolase, encoding MGSSEMSKLRAVLFDRDGTLVIDVPYNGDPGKVRPVAGAKAVLDGLRADGIATGVISNQSGIARGLITADDVEKVNARVEELLGPFDVWEVCPHAEQDGCSCRKPAPGMVHSACRKLGIHESEAALIGDIGADVGAAEAAGATGVLVPTPVTRAEEVAAARLVASDLASAVSLLQETP